One stretch of Leishmania panamensis strain MHOM/PA/94/PSC-1 chromosome 29 sequence DNA includes these proteins:
- a CDS encoding 3',5'-cyclic nucleotide phosphodiesterase, putative (TriTrypDB/GeneDB-style sysID: LpmP.29.2690), with translation MSLMPGHPVPRSQWVESAEVCAACGKRFSFFTSKENCPCCGRLFCSSCLSAQCTLFPMAAPKAVCLDCFRKTQDWRLSQLEQHAALTPADVGAASLPLSTSTEALELKLKALDEEFDRTKADTRRLREENDTLIDLLTAKDTCIAELTEELMKAVASADAAAQSAEKLQLQLRDQRESTARQLEEAEQRAASAAQASEAMNAQIQEHMQAKVEWEASAVKLQSAVRKAEDMSVQSAEELRELRAAMKTMNTYSEEKIKQLTAQLQSIVEASTHLQKDYDRNVESLRAAEQSRIASDAAHDKELQRLREDLSKATSALAQAQERYERQQISAPKFTDDAAAVDGVEKQREIATLKEQLASSSAAQRHLQGELDRAVEEALRLREDGALKAEAARALVSELRTQLNAQRTAVQQDLPWEQEANARLRADLAEKEQLVTKLRRGCFEAATAVRAELGDLRGKLVETKLSYEEGLRSWQTWLNELRAAVEAALQQQALISAAASPSDIAALPHVPAATKSRWAQDTIVEELQYVSVSNVNVGTIAPVPGLEKWEFDTVAEAQRGGEADVLMRIGHQIALNLNLFPDRASQHRWVCLLATVQANYRANPYHNRVHAADVMQGVYALICRCPGLLAHMTTVEKRAVVFAAAVHDIRHPGRSEMFLRNTFDAMYMRYNASQVLEQMHTATAFHLLATPELDFTHGDMSDTEALEFHGLVAALIGCTFMGLHASLMEQWSRPLQEGKAYDVTVAADRQQALSLFLHAADIGAQARGLAVAPKWLGIVEEMRAQGDEEAARGLPPSPGSSRSASLERGQLFFMEMFVVPLFDLVHQVFPSIESPMRNLRTLHAHYCAALQETREFPPSVQYRIATKPVSNTVETTRTEALDAREAALKKREKALKQATQRLREATATVADRERQVGEKEAAVMRAETSVSTHRNERRSVPSSIDEEKLLRATTAVIAREARVERGVANVEKMTAALEEREAIASRLTEQLATIAEKVNQRRQLLRYREARVRGLEATLRAERLGNVSSEDYITGLASCPLVKPVTTATRFDRVSPPAVVVVKLESALEKLTSALRYM, from the coding sequence ATGTCTCTCATGCCGGGGCACCCGGTGCCTCGCTCTCAGTGGGTGGAATCTGCGGAGGTCTGTGCGGCATGCGGCAAGCGGTTTAGCTTTTTTACCTCCAAGGAGAACTGCCCGTGCTGCGGGCGACTTTTCTGCTCCTCGTGTCTCTCAGCGCAATGTACACTGTTCCCGATGGCTGCACCCAAGGCCGTGTGCCTCGATTGTTTTCGGAAAACTCAAGACTGGCGTCTTTCCCAactcgagcagcacgcggCCCTGACACCGGCGGACGTAGGCGCCGCATCActtcctctctctacctCGACGGAGGCGCTGGAGTTGAAGCTGAAAGCGCTCGATGAGGAGTTCGATCGCACCAAAGCCGACACCCGTCGCCTTCGCGAGGAGAACGACACACTCATCGATCTCCTCACTGCCAAAGACACCTGCATTGCAGAGCTGACGGAGGAGCTCATGAAGGCCGTTGCCTCAGCCGACGCGGCAGCACAATCGGCAGAGAAGCTACAGCTGCAGTTGCGGGACCAGAGGGAGAGTACAGCACGACAACTTGAGGAGGCTGAGCAGAGAGCAGCAAGTGCTGCTCAGGCTAGCGAGGCCATGAATGCCCAGATCCAGGAGCACATGCAGGCGAAAGTAGAGTGGGAAGCGTCGGCGGTAAAGCTGCAATCCGCCGTGCggaaggcggaggacatGTCTGTGCAAAGtgccgaggagctgcgcgagttgCGCGCCGCGATGAAGACCATGAACACCTACAGTGAGGAGAAGATCAAGCAACTGACTGCCCAGCTGCAGTCGATTGTAGAAGCCAGCACTCACCTTCAGAAGGACTACGACCGTAATGTAGAGTCTCTGCGCGCAGCGGAGCAGTCTCGAATTGCTTCAGATGCGGCGCACGacaaggagctgcagcgcctcagAGAGGACCTCTCAAAGGCGACATCTGCCCTGGCCCAGGCACAGGAGCGATACGAGCGGCAGCAAATTAGCGCACCGAAATTTACtgacgacgccgcggctGTCGATGGGGTAGAGAAGCAGCGTGAGATCGCTACTCTTAAAGAACAGCTCGCTTCTTCtagcgctgcgcagcggcaccttcAAGGCGAGCTCGACCGTGCAGTGGAAGAGGCTTTACGATTGCGTGAAGATGGCGCCCTCAAGGCGGAGGCCGCCAGGGCGCTAGTGTCGGAGCTGCGCACACAACTGAACGCTCAAAGGACAGCAGTCCAACAAGATTTACCGTGGGAGCAGGAGGCGAACGCACGCCTCCGTGCAGACctggcagagaaggagcagcttGTTACGAAGCTGCGGCGTGGCTGTTTTGAGGCAGCCACGGCGGTGCGGGCAGAGCTGGGGGATCTTCGCGGGAAGCTGGTGGAGACGAAGCTGTCGTACGAGGAGGGGCTGCGCTCGTGGCAGACGTGGCTGAACGAGCTGCGTgctgcggtggaggcggcgctgcagcagcaggcgttgATATCGGCAGCCGCATCACCATCGGACatcgctgcactgccgcacGTCCCCGCAGCGACCAAGTCACGATGGGCCCAGGATACTATTGTAGAGGAACTGCAGTACGTAAGTGTTTCCAATGTCAACGTGGGCACTATCGCGCCTGTGCCTGGTCTTGAGAAGTGGGAGTTCGACACTGTTGCCGAAGCACAGCGGGGTGGCGAGGCCGACGTCCTCATGCGCATTGGCCACCAGATCGCGCTGAATTTAAACCTCTTTCCCGACAGGGCCTCGCAGCACcggtgggtgtgtctgctgGCAACGGTACAGGCAAACTACCGCGCCAACCCGTACCACAACAGAGTGCACGCGGCGGATGTGATGCAGGGCGTGTATGCGCTTATATGCCGCTGCCCTGGCCTGCTGGCGCACATGACGACCGTAGAGAAGCGCGCAGTTGTGTttgcagctgccgtgcacGACATCCGACACCCCGGCCGATCAGAGATGTTTCTTAGAAATACGTTTGACGCGATGTACATGCGCTACAACGCATCGCAGGTACTTGAACAGATGCACACGGCAACGGCCTTTCACCTTCTGGCAACACCGGAGCTCGACTTCACGCACGGCGACATGAGTGACACGGAGGCCCTGGAGTTCCACGGCCTTGTTGCAGCGCTCATTGGCTGCACCTTCATGGGGCTCCACGCGTCGTTGATGGAGCAGTGGTCGCGCCCTCTCCAGGAAGGCAAAGCGTATGACGTGACTGTTGCCGCGGATCGACAGCAGGCGCTCTCGCTGTTTTTGCACGCTGCCGATATCGGGGCGCAGGCTCGTgggctggcggtggcgccgaaGTGGCTGGGCATTGTGGAAGAGATGCGCGCGCagggcgacgaggaggcggcgcgcggGCTACCACCGAGTCCGGGGAGCAGCCGAAGCGCGAGTCTTGAGAGGGGACAGCTCTTTTTCATGGAGATGTTTGTCGTTCCGCTGTTTGACCTTGTGCACCAGGTGTTCCCTTCCATTGAGTCTCCAATGCGGAATCTGCGCACGCTACACGCGCACTAttgcgcggcgctgcaggagacacGTGagttccctccctctgtgcaGTACAGGATAGCCACGAAACCGGTGAGCAACACGGTGGAAACGACCCGCACAGAGGCCCTGGATGCACGCGAGGCTGCACTGAAGAAGCGGGAGAAGGCACTGAAGCAAGCAACACAGCGACTGCgggaggcgacggcgaccgTGGCTGATCGGGAGAGGCAAGTTGGGGAAAAGGAAGCCGCTGTGATGAGAGCGGAGACTTCTGTAAGCACTCATCGAAACGAAAGGCGGTCAGTCCCCTCGTCGATCGAtgaagagaagctgctgcgcgccactACTGCCGTCATCGCGCGCGAGGCACGGGTGGAGCGGGGGGTGGCAAATGTGGAGAAGATGACGGCAGCgttggaggagagagaggcgattGCGTCTCGTCTCACTGAGCAGCTGGCCACCATTGCCGAAAAAGTGAATCAACGCCGTCAACTCTTGCGCTACCGTGAGGCGCGCGTGCGGGGATTGGAGGCGACGTTGCGTGCTGAGAGGTTAGGTAACGTCTCGTCGGAGGATTACATCACGGGGCTGGCGAGTTGTCCTCTGGTTAAGCCAGTTACGACTGCGACGCGGTTTGATCGTGTATCGCCgcctgctgtggtggtggtgaaatTGGAGAGTGCACTGGAGAAACTCACTTCTGCATTGCGGTACATGTAA
- a CDS encoding helicase, putative (TriTrypDB/GeneDB-style sysID: LpmP.29.2670) → MVAEVNVSGITVSFPFDPYPAQVEFMRSVVECLQHGFNGLLESPTGTGKTLCLLCSTLAWIAATSQDAILRPTSGREQKGRGMHTHKVVYCSRTHAQLTQVMRELRRTSYAQRFTMAVLGSREHMCLNKEVTRLPSSQAQNTMCSVLRSERNCRFFRGLQSAAAGAGLLPLECVVHDMEDLMREGSRSGFCPYFHERDAAKDADVVFLPYNYILDPLLQKQLPFELRNCILIVDEAHNLPSVLSSSSCQTLSPLDVTTAIHDCSRAIAMHRLTTKKAELDEDVALEEEQELASLKILLSRLEMCLYAEPMEEGMAASTPMQCDMVRNGSYMFAFLEKALITREVFGVQSDSATSASGLTGIMGKCVTLLAESERPATSMARVQEFLTFVFDFDPANLDSTRFVLQQQLVAAKAARTLGFWELDNTRLMRQVVLPLHSTLLTSGTLSPLDQFAAELGVEFQVRLKGSHVIRPDQVLGGVLCRGPSGEKLNGGFSYRSSVDYRVGLGMSLANIARNTPGGTLVFFPSYAAMNSVVELWRAGSGRAGDTKTVWGLLSELKPIFVEPNNSNDLPTIVQGFQKEVDTSPLRGAILLAVCRGKVSEGIDFADNHGRCVFVTGIPYANHTDLFVRLKREYITLVAPQRPLVHGRPFTGDDWYRCEAMRAVNQCLGRVIRHKDDYGVVLLADERFEGLLSGVSEWVRRRTRVFSDFRGAYAAVAQFFGARRHRATETDAIPYVVVGNGATTAAELPSSATLAKLYADAQVRQREEHMQETRRRRFEEVREAKASACSGTVASPTSLFVPASFAVSSATGRAGEASAKLLETSAESLEMTEVSTEREDVAGLRSGVEMRHSNTSPKLGSTSKEFCEFLKSRVPVEMYHRFKMVLAQLANLRPLLRTSPSVAADELARLLVPLRSVFCATDATYHRILFSEFGRHIPEEFRPLYADLLKSNGLM, encoded by the coding sequence ATGGTGGCCGAAGTGAATGTGAGCGGCATTACCGTGTCGTTCCCCTTTGATCCATATCCAGCACAGGTGGAGTTCATGCGCAGCGTTGTGGAGTGCCTCCAGCACGGTTTCAACGGGCTACTGGAGTCCCCTACTGGTACTGGCAAGACGCTCTGCCTGTTGTGTAGCACGCTTGCCTGGATTGCGGCAACCTCGCAAGACGCCATTCTTCGGCCTACGAGCGGCCGGGAGCAGAAAGGTCGTGGGATGCATACTCACAAAGTGGTTTACTGTAGCCGAACGCATGCCCAGCTGACCCAGGTGATGCGTGAGCTGAGACGCACGTCGTATGCGCAGCGCTTCACCATGGCTGTGCTCGGGTCTCGTGAACACATGTGCTTGAACAAGGAGGTGACGCGGCTTCCGTCGTCGCAGGCGCAGAACACCATGTGCAGCGTGCTTAGGTCGGAGCGCAACTGCCGCTTCTTCCGTGGTTTGCAGTCGGCGGCCGCTGGCGCCGGCCTTCTGCCGCTGGAATGCGTGGTGCACGACATGGAGGACTTGATGCGAGAGGGAAGTCGAAGTGGGTTCTGTCCGTACTTCCATGAGCGTGACGCAGCAAAGGACGCGGACGTTGTGTTCCTGCCGTACAACTACATTCTTGACCCCTTACTCCAGAAGCAGTTGCCATTTGAGCTGAGGAACTGCATTCTCATTGTGGACGAGGCGCACAACCTTCCTTCCGTACTGAGCAGCTCGAGCTGTCAGACTTTGTCGCCGCTGGATGTGACTACCGCCATCCACGACTGCTCACGAGCTATCGCAATGCACCGCCTCACCACAAAGAAGGCGGAGCTAGACGAGgacgtggcgctggaggaggagcaggagctggCATCACTTAAGATCCTGCTTAGCCGGCTAGAGATGTGCCTGTATGCGGAACccatggaggaggggatggCGGCGTCCACGCCGATGCAGTGCGATATGGTGCGGAATGGTTCCTACATGTTCGCCTTCTTGGAGAAGGCCCTTATCACTCGCGAGGTCTTCGGGGTGCAGTCGGATAGTGCCACCTCGGCGTCGGGGCTAACAGGGATCATGGGGAAATGTGTGACGTTGCtggcagagagcgagcgacCCGCAACAAGTATGGCGCGAGTGCAGGAGTTTCTCACTTTCGTCTTCGATTTCGATCCCGCTAATCTCGACTCCACCAGGTttgtgctccagcagcagctcgttgcCGCCAAGGCGGCCCGCACGCTCGGCTTCTGGGAGCTGGACAACACGCGCTTGATGCGGCAGGTTGTGTTGCCGCTTCATTCGACGCTGCTCACGAGCGGCACGCTGTCCCCCCTCGATCAATTTGCGGCGGAGCTGGGCGTAGAGTTTCAGGTGCGTCTGAAGGGAAGCCACGTAATCCGGCCGGACCAGGTGCTCGGCGGGGTCCTCTGCCGTGGGCCGAGCGGCGAGAAGTTGAACGGCGGCTTTTCTTACCGTAGCAGCGTGGACTACCGCGTAGGCCTCGGCATGAGTCTCGCCAACATCGCTCGCAACACACCTGGCGGCACTCTTGTGTTCTTCCCTAGCTACGCCGCGATGAACTCTGTGGTCGAGCTGTGGCGTGCGGGGAGCGGCCGGGCAGGCGACACCAAAACGGTGTGGGGTCTCTTGTCAGAGCTGAAGCCGATCTTCGTCGAACCGAACAACTCCAACGACCTGCCAACCATCGTGCAGGGCTTCCAAAAGGAAGTGGACACGTCGCCTCTCCGCGGCGCAATTCTGCTGGCGGTGTGCCGCGGCAAGGTCAGCGAGGGCATCGACTTCGCTGACAACCACGGCCGCTGCGTGTTCGTGACGGGCATCCCATACGCCAACCACACCGACCTCTTTGTCCGCCTTAAACGGGAGTACATCACGCTggtggcaccgcagcggcccCTGGTGCACGGCAGGCCTTTTACGGGGGACGACTGGTACCGATGTGAGGCGATGCGGGCTGTCAACCAGTGTCTTGGTCGCGTGATTCGGCATAAGGACGACTACGGCGTTGTCCTCCTTGCTGACGAGCGATTCGAGGGACTGCTGAGTGGCGTGTCGGAGTgggtgcgccggcgcacgcgcgtctTTTCTGACTTCCGAGGCGCCTACGCTGCCGTCGCGCAGTTTTTTGGCGCCCGTCGCCACCGTGCTACTGAGACGGATGCCATTCCGTATGTGGTGGTCGGGAACGGCGCTACCACCGCAGCCGAGTTGCCGTCTTCTGCGACGCTCGCGAAGCTGTACGCAGATGCGCAGGTGCGTCAGCGCGAAGAGCACATGCAAGAGACACGTCGACGTCGTTTCGAGGAAGTACGCGAGGCGAAGGCCAGCGCGTGCAGTGGTACAGTCGCGTCCCCGACGTCGCTGTTCGTACCTGCGTCCTTTGCAGTCTCTTCAGCGACGGGCCGCGCGGGCGAGGCTTCTGCAAAGCTGCTAGAAACCTCTGCCGAGTCACTGGAGATGACGGAAGTGtcgacggagagagaggatgtgGCGGGCCTGCGCAGTGGCGTGGAGATGAGACACTCGAACACGTCTCCAAAACTCGGGTCTACGTCAAAGGAGTTCTGCGAGTTTCTAAAGTCACGTGTCCCAGTAGAGATGTACCACCGCTTCAAGATGGTGTTAGCCCAGCTGGCGAACCTCCGCCCGCTTCTGCGAACTTCGCCCTCTGTAGCCGCGGATGAACTCGCCAGGCTCCTCGTCCCATTGCGGTCCGTCTTCTGTGCCACAGACGCCACTTACCATCGAATTCTCTTCTCTGAGTTCGGTCGCCACATTCCCGAGGAGTTCCGGCCACTCTACGCCGACCTCCTTAAGTCCAATGGGCTGATGTGA
- a CDS encoding serine/threonine-protein kinase Nek3, putative (TriTrypDB/GeneDB-style sysID: LpmP.29.2680), producing the protein MSGETAAAQQRMRDYEVFEHIGSGATSDVYRVVNKTNNRSYVLKKMSLANMSDEEQLRAKQEIIVMDNVDHPNVVKFRESFIDEADNSIDIIMEYCEFGTLEDLIDRQRYEGRPFPTDVLLEWMAELLCGLAHIHSTRILHRDLKTSNIFVTSKNHLKLGDFGVCTILSNPHAKAERLIGTPLYFAPEVCNSDPHNERSDVWSLGVVFYEMCTLRRPFEAGNLFTLIQLILESDIKPFGNGVDSSLEGLVRQMLDRDPSRRPTAQELIDVHLEVPVSHPSHPSQKPSRGRLLQQFSGPELLYTKKWPPPEGTATAAEKGGQTRATGEWIHTGSALDVFVQLQRTLHCISTGANAKDGATSAETLQSAANAAPKAPCEAQRQKLQKSAKKTSSKGGEASSISSRRRTRTKASEHTGKQNDDVVVNSSPPRFTMRELRLDVQRRRSAMFGEECSLNIDDVPVVIEMQESFLAEAWWVSRGGRGTFGSQSDSTVAEATTLKETSSLLNVIAAVIDRPGEQ; encoded by the coding sequence ATGTCAGGGgagactgcagcagcgcagcagcgcatgcgtGACTACGAGGTCTTCGAGCATATCGGCTCCGGCGCTACAAGCGATGTGTACCGTGTGGTGAACAAGACGAACAACCGAAGTTATGTGCTAAAAAAGATGTCCCTTGCGAACATGAGCGACGAGGAGCAGCTACGGGCCAAGCAGGAAATTATCGTAATGGACAACGTCGACCACCCCAACGTTGTCAAGTTTCGGGAGAGCTTCATTGACGAGGCCGACAATTCCATCGACATCATTATGGAGTACTGCGAGTTCGGCACCCTCGAAGATCTCATTGACCGACAGCGCTACGAGGGTCGCCCCTTTCCAACCGACGTGTTACTGGAGTggatggcggagctgctctgCGGACTGGCCCACATTCACTCCACTCGCATTCTTCACCGTGACCTCAAGACGAGCAACATTTTCGTCACCTCTAAGAACCACTTGAAGCTTGGCGATTTTGGCGTCTGCACGATCCTGTCGAACCCACACGCCAAGGCGGAGAGGCTAATCGGCACCCCTCTCTACTTCGCCCCGGAGGTGTGCAACAGCGACCCCCACAACGAGAGGAGCGATGTGTGGAGTCTCGGTGTCGTCTTTTACGAGATGTGCACCCTGCGCCGCCCTTTCGAGGCAGGCAACCTCTTCACACTCATCCAGCTCATCCTCGAGTCTGACATTAAGCCATTCGGCAACGGCGTGGATAGCTCGCTGGAGGGGCTTGTACGGCAGATGCTGGACAGGGACCCGAGTCGGCGCCCAACAGCGCAGGAGCTGATCGATGTGCATCTCGAAGTCCCTGTGAGCCACCCATCGCACCCGTCGCAGAAACCGTCTAGAGGCCGTCTTCTTCAGCAGTTCAGCGGCCCTGAGCTTCTGTACACGAAGAAGTGGCCGCCCCCGGAGGGCaccgctaccgccgccgaGAAGGGTGGCCAGACGCGCGCGACAGGCGAATGGATTCACACCGGCAGTGCGCTGGACGTgtttgtgcagctgcagcgcacttTGCATTGCATTTCCACCGGTGCGAATGCCAAGGACGGCGCTACCTCCGCTGAAACTTTACAGTCTGCGGCCAACGCCGCACCCAAGGCGCCCTGTGAAGCTCAAAGACAGAAACTCCAGAAGTCAGCCAAGAAGACGAGCTCCAAAGGTGGTGAAGCTTCTTCCATCTCTTCGAGAAGACGCACTCGAACGAAGGCATCAGAGCATACCGGCAAGCAGAACGATGATGTTGTCGTGAATAGTTCTCCGCCTCGCTTTACAATGCGGGAGCTACGTCTCGACGTGCAGCGACGTCGCTCAGCCATGTTTGGTGAGGAGTGCTCGCTAAATATCGACGACGTACCTGTTGTGATCGAGATGCAAGAGAGCTTTTTAGCAGAAGCGTGGTGGGTTTCGCGTGGCGGTCGTGGGACCTTTGGGTCGCAAAGCGACTCCACAGTAGCGGAAGCCACAACACTGAAGGAGACCAGTTCGCTTCTCAATGTCATCGCTGCTGTCATTGATCGACCCGGCGAACAGTAG